TCAGGGTTGAAGGCGTCCGTCATGCCCATGCTCTCCAGGATCTCCTTGAGGTCGTACGTCTCCTCCAGCTTGAACTTGGGGAGACCCACCTGCACCTCAACAGTCCTCATCCTGCCTGGCTTGGTCCACTCCGCAAAGTTCTCATATGTGAGCATCTGCTCCagctgtgagaaagagagagagatacagagagagatttCTACCTCTGCATTTCTAATAAGTAGATATTATAAACTGTTCCCTCTGACACAtctgtgcactgcactgccaGGTTTGCTGTTGTACCTTCTCTAGTCCAGTGGTGTTGTCCTCCATCTCATTAGGCAGCATAATGAGCATGCTCAGATCTTTACCCACGTAGGGCAGCTCTAGAATCTGGCAATTGACGTCAGGGATGTAGGTGAAGGGGAACTTCGCCTTCTGATGCATCATTTGAACAGACTTGCTTACATTCTGAAAACATAAACACGAAtgtgatacatactgtacacacacatatcaaccaatacacacacacatacagtacatactgtacatacagtatatatatgtgtgtgtgtgggtttgtgtgtgtgatttttttgtgCTTACCTtcttgagagaaaaaaacatttcctcTGTTCGATGTCCTTTGAACTGCTTGTCCCAGTTGCCTTTGAAGTAGATTGCATTTACCAGCACCAGTCTGGTGTCCTCATCCAGACCCCCTGGAGCCAAGAGGTCCTTGATTTTGTCTACAATTAAAATTAACCAGTCAATGAGAGACTGATGAAAGACATGAGGAGATTTAACGATTCACAGAACTGAGAAAAAACAATGATCATGCTTACTGGCTGAATAACAGATCTTTACACTGACACTAAATAGTTTGAACCAGTACTGGTGATTTTTACTATAATGTTTTACAGCAAttaattacctccaccaaggaggttatgttttcatcggggtttgttttgtctgtctgtttgttcgcaagataactcaatggatggatttcgatgaaatctttatggaaggtctgaaatgacccaaggaagaaactattaaatgttgggagtgatccgtatcactgtctggatgcaggaggcggttatgtgttcgctaggtggaggtttgcactctctgagtgtttttctagtttATAATGTTTGAACATGTCTGCTGTTTTTGCTTTAGCCCTGAACTCATGCTTACTCTGTGTCTTTTTCTCCACCCATTTGTTGATTTTCACTCGAGCTGCCTCTGCATTTTTACGGAAGTCAACAGCCTCCAGCTCAGCAAGgtagtgtgtctttgtgtcagcAAGGTATTTCTGaacagtgggggaaaaaaaaactctgatgACGAACTCAGACGATATCAAGTGAGATCCGCATGGGAATATCATCACATTGATATCTGATACTGTATCTGATATCTATTCGACATTAGGTGTCCAGTGTTTGGTTTCACACATAATGAAAGTGCAGGCCAACTGTTCTTACCTCAAGAAACTGATAGGACTGCTCTCCATAGAGGCGATTGGCTAGACTCAGGGCGTAGGGGGAGCTCTTTCGGTTGAGTTCAGCAAAGAGCTTACTGAAGCCAACATGGACGTCACCCTCAGCTTTGTGAAGGTTCAGGGACTACAGTGAaaacagttgaaaaaaaaaatatttgttagTATTTTAACTGGACACATAATATACTGAAGGGCAGTCTCCAGGTTATGAGAGAAGAAAGAGCAGCTGTCCAGAGATTTAATGAATTTACACTAATGTGATCCTTACTCTTTTGCGGGAGTGTTTTAAACATGGCAGTATGTTAGAATAGCCCATGGTTTCTGGGGTGGACTGTTGTAACACCAGCCAAAACCAAACTCTCTCTAATATGGGTCTGGATAACACAAGAATAACTGCAGGTTGAACAGACACCTCATTAGAATTGATCCACCTCTCTAAAAAGTGTATTCACCAATCGCTACTTGTAACATATAAAGAAACCACTGTCATCCACATTTACACTGCAGGAGCCATTTAATACCAGTGGTGTTGTTATCAACactggacaataacctccaccatcaccaaacACGTTTCTGATAGTGATACAGCATGCCGCAGAGCTCACCATGATCGCAGAATTCAGTTAACCCAGCTCTTAATTTTCTACATCCTTGATATGAACATATAAAGCCAGTAAACtgtcacacaaaaacaaaccactTCTGACGATGCTACTGTGTGAGGGAATTCTGTGGTTCACTTAAATTCATTGTGAATCTTGTACATTTGAAGACTGTGAGCTTACCCTGTGCATTTGGGCCTCAGTGTTGCCGTTGGCTCCAAGGCAGACCATGGCCAGGGCTGAAGAGATgctcagaggagagaagaacacGTTGCCCGTCTTGTTCTTCTCTGAGATCTTCTTGAAAAGTTCAAGGGAGAAATGGCCATTTGCAGATGCCAGTGATTCCATGGTGCGACTGCTGGGAGTCTGCAATGGAATAAATGTGTCGTGGGTCAATGAAATGACGTCTAGATTTTCTGTCCAACAGCAAGTTTATAAAAGGTTTGAATGCCTCCCATATTTGTAACCACTTTAAATGAACCTCCGAGAATAGATAAAGATTcaatgaaggaatgaatgaaggaatgaatgaacTTTAACTTTTCACCCATCAGAGAAACCgatgtatgtagcctacactatagcCCAAAATCTCGAACAGTGGATTCAAAGGGCCGTGCGCCAAACAGTGGATTAGCAAAGGGCCGTGCGCCAAACGCTTTCCACATACATTTTTAAACCAGTTATTGTTCAAAACAACACcgaaacatttgaacaaaaatATGATACATTGCTTTTTGGATGGTGGTTATAAAGATACACATACCTGGAAACTCACTTGAAGAGTGTTGCCCATCCCTAGTCCACGTGGTCCCTTTCCCTggccctctcctctcagccCTGCAGAGTGCACcctcacaatttttttttttttttttaagtttctgGTTTGAGTGAAAATGATAAAATGACCAGCAATCGTcaagttaaccaatcaaatgTGTTGTTTTAGTCATAACATAACACATTCCCCTTACGAAAAAGTACTATAGGAATCTTATAGTATTTTGGGACTAAATATTGTAGGAATCTTATAGGAATCTTATAGGAATACTATAGTAAATTGGGACATACTACAGAAGTACTACAAGATTGCTATAGAAATACTATAGCGGCTAGAGGATATTATAGAGGTattacagaacaaaacagaagtCTGTGATGTTCTGTAATACCTCTATAATATCCTCTTGCCGCTATAGTATTTCTATAGCAATCTTGTAGTACTTCTGTAGTATGTCCCAATTTACTATAGTATTCCTATAAGATTATAAGATTCCTACAATATAGTCCCAAAATAGCCTACTATAAGATTCCTATAGTACTTTTTCGTGCTGCTGCCATGGATGGGcaaacacatcaaaatgtattttaacaCAGAATATCAATTAGCCTAATTTTGAAGgtatcaaaaataaacaaaacggCCTACAGCCACACCATGTATAAAAAaatccactcagcttcttgtacaggcaatggttatctccaagctggactactgtaattctctagctggcctacctgcttgtgtattaagaccactacagttgattcagaatgctgcagcacgactggtcttcaatcagccaaagaggacacatgtaacccctctcctagttactctccactggctccctatagtagccagaattaaattgaaatctctcactctggcctataggacactgactggatctgctcccagctacttcagttctttaatcacgatgtacattcccaaccgcccattgcgatcttctgaggagcgtctgttatgtcgaccaaccatacatgctaggtcaaattgtagatcctattcttcagtggttccgtgttggtggaatgagttgcccagtgctctccgttccagcaacagctttggatcttttaagaggggtcttaaggcatatttgtttaatatgcacttagtcctttgagtttgtgatgtgatatggtttgtataatagtattgttttgttataatttgtccattgatagaatttgacatttattttgctattgtccttaaatttagccataccatgctttagctattattatataattaactgaatgacttatttgattgctattctcattttactgttttatttctcattaggttaaaattattgttttactgataatattactattctccctttttgtaattgttcactgttaatttaatttgtattgttatttatttgtagcctatgtcgctttggacaaaggcgtctgctaaataaccataaccataaccataaccatgtatatcaaagtagcctaaatataaatataacctTCCATATCACACAGTCTGACTGTTGATAAAGTGGACCgtgtttgagagcaacagcttttctctgaTTATAGgaagcatatactgtaaatcATCTCCATTACAGGTTACTGAGGTTAGCATCACATtggtaggcctatctatctcATCCTATACATCTATTGGATTCAATCATTGCTTTCTcaccttccctccttctctttgtctGCTCAACTTCTGTTTTCCAAACGCTAACTTCGTTGCAGCTTTTCCATGTCAGGTGAATTATCCTAGGCtacttcgcgtcgtgcctaacaacgcccttAGCTGTTCaattatagcctacagtataacccacAGCCTCTCGGGGCTATTGCTTAATTAGACAATGGATTTGAGAGTATTGAAGTTTATACGAACTGTTAAATAGTTTACATACACAGTCTGCGATAGCCGAGTCGAATAGGCTATTGGCATTTCAGACGTAGCCTGTCTGCAACACTGATCAGGCATTTGCAGAAGAAACCACTGCTGTTCTGGTTCcgaccacccctcctcctcgtACTGGCTGACAGTCTGACAAATGTCACGTATAGCCTACTTCTggtttgtgcttgtgcacatGTCTCTTATAAAAGTAGGCCACATAGGTTACAGCAGAGACACACTTTGGTTAGGTCTTTTTCACAAAATGCCTGACAGATGTCAGATGTGACATTGCATCTCATTGAGTTGCATAGGTGATGACATGGCTATCTATTTTGTTTATGTTGACACTTAACATAGGGTAGCCTATtcaatattttatttaaaaaatccTGATATTTTAGCCGATCCCGGCTTGGACATCAAACctcattttctttgttttttaagtgatgactTGCCTGTGACTTGCATACATAGACAGTAGACTGGCTCCAGGCTCACATCCTTACAATGCGTGGGAGTGGCTATTTTGGACATTTCTTCTCTCCCATTCGACACGGAATCGTTCCATCTTGTAGCGCCGCCCTCAACAACTGCGTTGACACTTCCGGGATTTTGTTTGAGCGAATACGGTGTTTCTGTGCTCATCAACATGGTCAAGGAAGGACTAAGACGCTACAAACTCTGAATATTGTTTGTATGAATAGTTATATGTCGAGGTGCCGACACAGTGAATGATCGATATGGTGATTTATTTAGCAGAATGGGACTGGACATCCTAGCGCTAGCGAGCGAGCGCGAGAGGTGCTGTCTGTTGTGAAGGGAATTTAGCTTTCTAACTAACCAGATAATTCCTTACAAGACTAATAAGGATGGTCGGTGACTCGCTGTGAATAGGTAAAGTGTGTACTACAAAAGAGGGAAGCATGGGGTGTTCAGGCCAAAAGGTCCTCTCTCATCTGTCGAGCATGCACGTGTTGCTGAGTTTTGCACTTGCGATGCGTCTGCTGCTGGTCGGGTTCGGGATTTATCAGGACAGAACCATGATCGTGAAATACACAGATATTGATTACCATGTGTTTACAGATGCGGCGAGATACCTCACTCAGGTAAGCATGAGAGAGCGTACTAACACCTTTCCAATTGATGTGGTTTTAAAATGGTTCGaatgagtatttttttttttaaaagcctgacCATAAGACTGCACTTCCAAGGAGTATGAAATGGGGTTAACAGACTGTGcattttcaagatggtattatgactACAGTTATTGACATTTTATTtgtgaaatattggtctattacaacaataaATTGCTGATGTCACTAAATAGTGACATCTAGTGACATTAAATAGCATAATTAGCTATTTGTTCAGGAAATATTGTATCAGTTCATCACCCAGTTAACCTgacagatcctgtagttcgctgtctgcttcacacaaggaggatctgggacttctcgataggagatgtatttacgaaggcgggtccttgtataacatcctcgcatgtgatttgataaaccacttgcctgttatcttgaatgacgtgctaggcttcttcaagctcttgccaaacccggtcggaagaagagtaaaaacatccttgccaccaataaatgtcttcaaaactattctctgttaatcttttaaagaatgaatactcgatagattcgacaaaaacggttgaaatagcagaatcaatgtcagcacaagactcctcgctgcgtgccgccattgttatttgaatcaaacactcgcttcggcgcttctgattggttgctcattttttgatcactggcaggggtttggattgccctcgcgtccagacccttgtgtggagctcagcgaaacgcctctggtggagcatggcggaactacaagggtctggcgagagtcaggctatcacccagtaggcctaaataaaaaatgaaatcacTGGTACT
This is a stretch of genomic DNA from Sardina pilchardus chromosome 19, fSarPil1.1, whole genome shotgun sequence. It encodes these proteins:
- the LOC134066497 gene encoding leukocyte elastase inhibitor-like is translated as MGNTLQVSFQTPSSRTMESLASANGHFSLELFKKISEKNKTGNVFFSPLSISSALAMVCLGANGNTEAQMHRSLNLHKAEGDVHVGFSKLFAELNRKSSPYALSLANRLYGEQSYQFLEKYLADTKTHYLAELEAVDFRKNAEAARVKINKWVEKKTQNKIKDLLAPGGLDEDTRLVLVNAIYFKGNWDKQFKGHRTEEMFFSLKKNVSKSVQMMHQKAKFPFTYIPDVNCQILELPYVGKDLSMLIMLPNEMEDNTTGLEKLEQMLTYENFAEWTKPGRMRTVEVQVGLPKFKLEETYDLKEILESMGMTDAFNPESCDFSGMSPCNDLFLSKVVHKCFVEVNEKGTEAAASLAGELVERCATLDDDCKRFVADHPFLFFIRHNRTQSVLFYGRYSSPSPLPERCPIPERCVFCLLNLCQEHCKT